A window from Bacteroidota bacterium encodes these proteins:
- a CDS encoding DUF4242 domain-containing protein, producing MPKFIIERNVPQAGAFTPEMLKAMSKKSTEVLCTLGSEIQWIHSYVAGDKIYCIYMAPSEELILEHARLGGFPANSITKISTVIDPMTAE from the coding sequence ATGCCCAAATTTATAATTGAACGGAATGTGCCACAGGCCGGAGCGTTTACTCCAGAAATGCTCAAGGCAATGTCAAAAAAATCGACAGAGGTTCTATGTACCCTCGGGTCAGAGATCCAATGGATACATAGTTATGTTGCGGGAGATAAAATATATTGTATTTATATGGCACCAAGCGAAGAACTGATATTGGAACATGCACGGCTAGGTGGGTTCCCGGCAAACAGCATCACCAAAATTTCTACTGTAATTGATCCAATGACTGCCGAATAG
- a CDS encoding GHKL domain-containing protein, translated as MTDSLYGPQKFKELQLLMLQEQQHQQEIQQEQERYKNKTKTVGLWSAIGVFFIIAFLLYRNNRHKQKANVLLESQKEKIQNTLSELKATQSQLIQSEKMASLGELTAGIAHEIQNPLNFVNNFSEVNKELLNEMNEEIGKGNYDEVKLIAKDVIDNQEKITHHGKRADAIVKGMLQHSRSSSGIKEPTDINTLADEYLRLAYHGLRAKDKSFNAITKTDFDQTIGNLNIIPQDIGRVILNLITNAFYVVTEKKKQMSHGYEPTVSVSTRKVNGKVEIKIADNGNGIPQKVLDKVFQPFFTTKPTGQGTGLGLSLSYDIVKAHGGEIKVETKEGEGSEFIISIPV; from the coding sequence ATGACCGACAGTCTGTACGGACCTCAAAAATTCAAAGAACTTCAATTGTTGATGCTCCAGGAACAGCAACATCAACAGGAGATACAACAGGAGCAGGAGAGGTATAAGAATAAAACAAAGACAGTTGGCTTATGGTCTGCTATTGGGGTGTTTTTTATCATTGCATTTCTACTTTACCGGAACAATCGTCACAAACAAAAAGCCAATGTCCTGCTTGAGTCGCAAAAAGAAAAAATACAAAATACATTGTCTGAATTAAAAGCAACGCAATCTCAACTTATCCAATCTGAAAAAATGGCTTCGCTTGGAGAACTCACAGCCGGTATTGCACATGAAATACAGAACCCATTGAATTTTGTCAATAATTTTTCGGAAGTGAATAAAGAATTACTGAATGAAATGAATGAGGAAATTGGTAAAGGAAATTATGATGAAGTAAAATTAATTGCTAAAGATGTGATAGATAACCAGGAAAAAATTACTCATCACGGCAAACGAGCTGATGCCATAGTAAAAGGAATGTTGCAGCACAGCCGAAGTAGCAGTGGTATAAAAGAGCCAACAGACATCAATACATTAGCTGATGAATACTTACGATTAGCCTATCATGGTCTTCGTGCAAAAGACAAATCATTCAATGCGATAACAAAAACGGATTTTGATCAAACCATTGGCAACTTAAATATCATTCCACAGGATATTGGAAGAGTAATTCTCAATCTTATCACGAATGCTTTTTATGTGGTAACCGAAAAGAAAAAACAAATGAGCCATGGATACGAACCAACCGTTTCAGTAAGTACAAGAAAAGTAAATGGTAAAGTGGAAATAAAAATAGCTGATAACGGCAATGGCATACCTCAAAAGGTTTTAGATAAAGTTTTTCAACCATTTTTTACTACTAAACCTACCGGGCAGGGAACAGGGTTGGGGTTGTCATTGAGTTATGATATCGTGAAAGCACATGGTGGAGAAATAAAAGTGGAAACAAAAGAAGGGGAAGGTAGTGAGTTTATAATAAGTATTCCTGTATAA